A single genomic interval of Anthonomus grandis grandis chromosome 17, icAntGran1.3, whole genome shotgun sequence harbors:
- the LOC126746178 gene encoding serine/threonine-protein kinase grp, whose product MEPTTTFVEDWLCYEHILGEGAYGEVRLLVHKRTDEKIACKIIDHAKYKDAKTNIEREVMIHSMLSHENIIKYYGRRQEPKKEYVFLEYAAGGELFQMIEPDIGMPSPTAQLFMKHILNGVDYLHKKGIAHRDIKPENLLINAEGVLKISDFGLATIFRLKGKERKLDKRCGTKPYLAPEVLKKPYFAKPADIWSCGIVFVAMLTGELPWAETTDSNEEFRKWREDDYLSESPWSKLGNTALSFARQILHEIPEKRLTLEQIVKHPWMRFNFGEEDPVDPIDDAQPTNPAKRWNSTVESETKLTRDTPTVTLSQPAMFLGRTPCMDQLVNDLVKTTRQDQVCFSQPVRNDDVILQFTQSRVTRENFDHLVKRMTRFYMDCKLEKALERLRSLLDGMHYNWTLDAAGTVTISTVDRQKNQLAFKVNLMEMDGRILTDFRLSKGCGLEFKKHFIKIKSGILKSA is encoded by the exons ATGGAACCTACCACAACATTTGTAGAAGATTGGCTCTGCTATGAGCATATTTTAGGCGAAGGGGCTTATGGAGA agttcGCCTGCTGGTACACAAAAGAACTGATGAAAAAATTGCCTGTAAGATCATCGATCATGCCAAGTACAAAGATGCAAAAACCAATATAGAAAGAGAAGTGATGATACACAGTATGCTAAGccatgaaaatattattaagtattatgGTCGGAGGCAGGAGCCGAAAAAAGAATATGTGTTTTTAGAGTATGCTGCTGGTGGCGAGTTATTTCAAATGATTG AGCCTGATATTGGTATGCCCTCCCCGACTGCTCAGTTGTTCATGAAACACATATTGAATGGGGTGGATTACTTGCACAAAAAGGGCATTGCCCATAGGGATATTAAGCCTGAAAATTTACTGATTAATGCCGAAGGGGTATTAAAGATTAGTGATTTTGGGTTGGCCaccatttttagattaaaaggGAAAGAAAGGAAGTTGGACAAAAG GTGTGGTACCAAGCCTTATTTAGCTCCCGAGGTTTTAAAGAAGCCTTACTTTGCTAAACCAGCAGATATATGGAGTTGCGGCATAGTTTTTGTAGCAATGCTTACCGGTG AGCTGCCCTGGGCAGAAACCACAGATAGCAACGAGGAGTTTCGTAAATGGCGGGAGGATGATTACTTATCAGAGAGTCCTTGGTCTAAACTGGGTAATACAGCCCTAAGCTTCGCCAGGCAGATATTACATGAAATTCCAGAAAAAAGACTCACTCTGGAGCAAATTGTTAAGCATCCCTGGATGCGGTTTAATTTCGGGGAAG AAGATCCTGTAGACCCCATAGACGACGCGCAACCAACCAACCCGGCAAAACGTTGGAACTCCACAGTGGAATCCGAAACGAAACTAACCAGAGACACCCCGACGGTAACCTTGTCACAACCGGCGATGTTCCTCGGTCGTACCCCCTGTATGGACCAACTGGTGAACGACCTCGTGAAAACGACCAGACAAGACCAGGTGTGCTTCTCGCAACCGGTGCGTAACGACGACGTCATCCTGCAGTTCACCCAGAGTCGCGTCACCAGGGAAAACTTCGACCATCTGGTCAAGAGGATGACCCGCTTTTATATGGATTGTAAATTGGAAAAAGCGTTGGAACGACTCAGGTCGTTGCTGGACGGTATGCATTACAATTGGACCCTGGACGCTGCCGGCACGGTGACGATATCGACGGTCGACAGGCAAAAGAACCAGCTGGCGTTCAAGGTGAACTTGATGGAAATGGACGGCAGGATTTTGACGGACTTCCGGTTGTCCAAGGGGTGCGGTTTGGAGTTTAAGAAGcattttattaagattaaaagTGGGATTTTGAAGAGCGCTTAG
- the LOC126746185 gene encoding tetraspanin-33-like isoform X1 yields the protein MSPHHHRRDYRRQPSSNFTYVSPCVKYLIFLLNFVFWLFGGLLIGIGLYAFVDKWQLTGVKLENFYDVILNISLVMVIMGGVVFIVSFAGCVGALRENTCLLKFYSLCLLIFFLIEMGVAILGFVFPQSMQSLLEEHFTDKIIHTYRDDPDLQNFIDFAQQKFQCCGLSSTEGYMDWAKNEYFNCSSPSVEHCGVPFSCCINATDYSSQLVNIMCGYGVQKVTLAEASKRVWTTGCIDIVCSMMERHLYTIAGVALGVALSQLLVIYLAKTLEGQIELQKSSYRPVQYRMPPRSNLLYY from the exons ATGTCTCCACATCACCACAGACGGGACTACAGGCGTCAGCCCTCCAGCAATTTCACATATGTTAGTCCCTGTGTCAAGTATCtcatatttttacttaatttcGTGTTTTGG CTGTTCGGAGGACTCCTAATTGGCATAGGGCTCTACGCTTTTGTAGACAAATGGCAGCTCACAGGGGTCAAACTGGAAAACTTCTATGATGTCATTTTAAACATCTCCTTAGTCATGGTGATTATGGGTGGAGTGGTTTTTATCGTTAGTTTTGCAGGATGTGTGGGGGCACTGAGGGAGAACACTTGTCTATTGAAGttt tattcacTCTGTTTACTTATCTTCTTCCTGATCGAGATGGGGGTAGCTATCTTGGGTTTTGTGTTTCCGCAGTCAATGCAGTCACTTTTAGAGGAGCACTTCACCGATAAAATTATACATACTTACAGGGACGACCCGGATTTGCagaattttattgattttgctcAGCAAAAG TTTCAATGTTGCGGCTTGAGCAGCACTGAAGGATACATGGACTGGGCCAAAAACGAGTACTTCAATTGTAGTTCCCCGAGTGTAGAGCACTGTGGAGTGCCCTTTTCTTGCTGCATAAATGCCACCGATTACAGCTCGCAACTGGTGAACATAATGTGCGGATATGGGGTGCAAAAAGTGACT CTTGCCGAGGCCAGCAAAAGGGTGTGGACTACAGGTTGTATCGATATAGTATGCTCGATGATGGAGCGCCATCTGTACACGATAGCAGGAGTGGCATTGGGGGTAGCTCTCTCTCAATTGTTGGTGATATATTTGGCGAAGACCCTCGAGGGTCAAATAGAGCTGCAAAAGTCGAG ttaTCGTCCGGTCCAGTATAGAATGCCCCCCAGGAGTAATTTGCTGTATTATTAA
- the LOC126746185 gene encoding tetraspanin-33-like isoform X2, whose product MSPHHHRRDYRRQPSSNFTYVSPCVKYLIFLLNFVFWLFGGLLIGIGLYAFVDKWQLTGVKLENFYDVILNISLVMVIMGGVVFIVSFAGCVGALRENTCLLKFYSLCLLIFFLIEMGVAILGFVFPQSMQSLLEEHFTDKIIHTYRDDPDLQNFIDFAQQKFQCCGLSSTEGYMDWAKNEYFNCSSPSVEHCGVPFSCCINATDYSSQLVNIMCGYGVQKVTLAEASKRVWTTGCIDIVCSMMERHLYTIAGVALGVALSQLLVIYLAKTLEGQIELQKSRWAS is encoded by the exons ATGTCTCCACATCACCACAGACGGGACTACAGGCGTCAGCCCTCCAGCAATTTCACATATGTTAGTCCCTGTGTCAAGTATCtcatatttttacttaatttcGTGTTTTGG CTGTTCGGAGGACTCCTAATTGGCATAGGGCTCTACGCTTTTGTAGACAAATGGCAGCTCACAGGGGTCAAACTGGAAAACTTCTATGATGTCATTTTAAACATCTCCTTAGTCATGGTGATTATGGGTGGAGTGGTTTTTATCGTTAGTTTTGCAGGATGTGTGGGGGCACTGAGGGAGAACACTTGTCTATTGAAGttt tattcacTCTGTTTACTTATCTTCTTCCTGATCGAGATGGGGGTAGCTATCTTGGGTTTTGTGTTTCCGCAGTCAATGCAGTCACTTTTAGAGGAGCACTTCACCGATAAAATTATACATACTTACAGGGACGACCCGGATTTGCagaattttattgattttgctcAGCAAAAG TTTCAATGTTGCGGCTTGAGCAGCACTGAAGGATACATGGACTGGGCCAAAAACGAGTACTTCAATTGTAGTTCCCCGAGTGTAGAGCACTGTGGAGTGCCCTTTTCTTGCTGCATAAATGCCACCGATTACAGCTCGCAACTGGTGAACATAATGTGCGGATATGGGGTGCAAAAAGTGACT CTTGCCGAGGCCAGCAAAAGGGTGTGGACTACAGGTTGTATCGATATAGTATGCTCGATGATGGAGCGCCATCTGTACACGATAGCAGGAGTGGCATTGGGGGTAGCTCTCTCTCAATTGTTGGTGATATATTTGGCGAAGACCCTCGAGGGTCAAATAGAGCTGCAAAAGTCGAGGTGGGCCAGTTGA